A segment of the Natrinema sp. SYSU A 869 genome:
CACTCACGGCTGCAATCGCGACGAGTAGATCCATATTCGGAGACCGTGTCCGAATACTGACGTACGCTCCCTGGAGGATCGGCTTTCCAGTCACGGCCAGGATGATTGTCGTGAGCGCTGCGATGACAACGTAGAAAGGCGTGGCAAGGGGGCTCGCAAGTGTGGCTTCGAAGAACTCTGTGACCCGCTCACCGTAAAATAGTCCGCCAAAATATGTTGGATAGATGATGACTATATACTGCAGCATCACGGACATCCCCATGAGAACACCGACTGCGACTCGGCCCATCTCCCAATTGTTTGCTCTCCGACGGCTAAACGCATCATCACGTGAGTAAGCACTGTATCCGAGACCACTGATCGTGTCTCGAAGATCAGCCTCTGAGACACGATCTGGATCGTGATCGATCTGAACCGTGTCCGTCACATAGCTCGAGTTCGCGTCACTGACACCCTCAACTGCAGTTGCAGAGGATTCAATGAATGCCTCACAGGTTGCACAGTGCATTCCATCGACTTCCAGAAACGTTGCTTCATGATCAGGTGGAATCTCCCGATTAGACTCTGATTCGTCTCGAGAACGGCGGACATCTTCTGCCTCGATATCGTCGACATCGCCGAGCGCATTATAGACATCGCGACAACCGATACAGCAAAACGGGTTCCCATCGTCGACGATATCACTTCCCTCTACGGGAAGATTACAGAGCGTACAACCGGTTTCAGTCGTGCTATTATTATTCATTGTGTTACTAGTTGGTATGATTTGCCACTTCGATTCCATCATAGAACGGTAATCTAGGGTGAGGTAGGTGAATCCCTAAGCTCATCAATCCATGTGCAAGCAGGATGTAGCCGAGGGCGACGAACGCAACCCCAAGCAATCGATGCACTCGTTGTCGATGAACCACATCGATAGCGTCGATGACGGTTCCATACGCGAAGACAGCAGGAATTGTACCGAGTCCAAGTGCGCCAAGAGCTACTGCCCCACCGGCAGGTGAGCCGATCGCAAACGCATACAGAAATGCTGGGTAGAGGATCGGGCATGGTAACAGTCCGTGAACCGCACCAAGTCCGACGATACCAAGGCCGTTCGCAAGACGATCAACGCGTGCCGCAAGCCAGCCAGATATCCGCTCAAGGCCTGGTAAGTGAATACCACCAGTTGTTCGCCCCAGTAAGTAATATACCCCGACGACCATGACGAGGCCACCGATAATGAGACCGATTCCACCACGGACGAACTTGACGACAGATGAAAGCGAGGCAGTCGTCACAAACAACGTACTGCCTAGTGCACCGAACACCGCACCGAGAAGCGTATAACTCGCCGTTCGTCCGATGTTGAACAGTGCATGCTGGCGCACCTCGTAGGTTGTAAGATGACTTTCACGACTGCTATTTGATGTGGCGCTATCCATCTGACTCGCGTAAACGGTGACGAGCGGACCACACATTCCGATACAGTGTGCACCGGCGAGGACACCGATTGCGAGAAATAACAGCACGTCGACGCCTAGGGATGTGAATAGGTCCATATCTATGGGAGTAGCAAGTGATACTGGTCGAAGTAGCCGCCCCGGATAGTAAGGGATTTCGTGTTGAACTCACCGTTCTCCTCTTCAGTTTGATCAAAACAACCGGCAATAGTAACCGTGATTTCGCCGCTCACTGCTGGCACAAATCAGTACTGTTTGATGGCTGCATCACTACAGGTATCACATCGAACCTGACGAGACCGTCCAAGCCCAGTCAGAACGGCACATTAATATCTGTAGACAACTATAGTAACTGTTAGGATTTCTACTCAGAGGTTGTTGCGGCAGTGTCTAGTTAGGCCAGTTTGAGAAGCGAGCAGGTCGTAGAGTTTGTTTGGGACAATGCTCGCAGACCTGCTCAGCGAGTGCTACGCGGCGGAATTTGATGACGCTTGGGACCGAGAGCGGACGGCGACGCCCGTCAGGGCGTTCGCCGTCCAGCTCCATGCGACTGGTTGTTCGCTTCGAGAGACACAAACAATTCTTCGCTCACTCGGCGTTGAACGCTCTCATCAAGCAATCTGGCACTGGGTACATCGGCTGGCTGACAGCGTACCGGACCCGCCGACGGCGAAGCCGTCGCGGGTCGCGGTTGATGAAACCGCTGTCAGGATCAACGGCAACCGATCTTGGATATACGCTGCAATAGACCTCGATACGAAACTCATTCTCGACGTTGCACTCTTTGGACGGCGAGGAACCGATCCAGCTGCTGCGTTTCTGCATGGACTCGCCGAGAAACACGATCTCTCCGACGCTAAGTTTCTCGTCGATGGTGCTGGCTATCTGACTGCCCTCTCCCGTTAGGATTGAGCGGTCACCTTGACTACGTTGATCGAAACCACATCGAAAAGTGGTTTCATACTCTCAAAATGCGGATCGACCGCTTCCATAACTCGTGGGTCGGCAGTCGGGTGAGCGTCAGAGAGTGGCTTGAACAGTTCGCACACTACTACAACACACAGCGACCCCACCAGTCACTCAACGGACAGACGCCAGCGGAGGTGCTAAACTAGACAGTGCCGTGATAAGATAAATGTTGAGAGGCGAATAGACTTACACTTTGAGTTAGCTTCCGAATTAGTTGGTTCAATATACAACCATGCTTATGATGTTCACGGAGGGGAACTTAGCGATTATGAGAAAGTGACAAATATACGTAATTACTACATCTCCTTCCCCGTAATAGGCACGTGTTCTGGTGGTTTGTAACCAAAAATGGATAGAAATTTGGTTTTTCACCGGTTAGGTGTGTGGCTAAATCTTATCTAAATAGTTTCGTCGATTCTTTCTTTTCTGCTCTTTGTCTCGAGCGTCGTAGTGCTGGTCAAGCACCTTCTCGGAGACGTTCATCCGTTCAGAGACGATAGCCTTCGGTACGTCCGAGTCGAGATGATGAGTGATGGCACTTCGTCGAATTGGATGACTACTCACTGAATCAGAGCATTTCGAATATCCTCGATACGAGGTCCCCTCACACTCGTCTATGTCTCTGTCGTGGGGGCAGTCTCCAGCGAAGTAACAAGGTCGAGTAACCTTGTAGCAGATTTAGAGATAGTCTTGTAGTGGAGCCGCCCTTGCTTCGAGGCCAGGAGTGGGTCTCTACCGTTATCATCAGTCACGTCTGGGCGTTGTCGTTTCACCCAATCGTTGAGAGCTTCGGCCAGCCGTGAATCAGTGACACTGACGTTTCGGTCACCTTCTGATTTGAGTTTCAATGCAGTCCCTTGCTCTGGCCGATGGCGGACGGCGAGGTACTGCTCGTCAGAGTGCCAGTCGCCTACGTCGAGCGAGTGAAGTGATGAACGGCGCATTCCTGTGTGATAGAGGGTATGGAAGACGATATGAGCGGTTGAAGCCCACTCGTATCGACAGAGGTAGTCAATAATCTGCATCGCCCTCTCGTGCGAGATATGAACGTCGCGCGCTTTCTCTGAATCGGACACCTCTGGGACGATAATTTTCTCCGAGACGCCTTCA
Coding sequences within it:
- a CDS encoding sulfite exporter TauE/SafE family protein, yielding MDLFTSLGVDVLLFLAIGVLAGAHCIGMCGPLVTVYASQMDSATSNSSRESHLTTYEVRQHALFNIGRTASYTLLGAVFGALGSTLFVTTASLSSVVKFVRGGIGLIIGGLVMVVGVYYLLGRTTGGIHLPGLERISGWLAARVDRLANGLGIVGLGAVHGLLPCPILYPAFLYAFAIGSPAGGAVALGALGLGTIPAVFAYGTVIDAIDVVHRQRVHRLLGVAFVALGYILLAHGLMSLGIHLPHPRLPFYDGIEVANHTN
- a CDS encoding tyrosine-type recombinase/integrase, translated to MENFDLNLVTLQYHIQTLRVFIRWCENVGAVDEGVSEKIIVPEVSDSEKARDVHISHERAMQIIDYLCRYEWASTAHIVFHTLYHTGMRRSSLHSLDVGDWHSDEQYLAVRHRPEQGTALKLKSEGDRNVSVTDSRLAEALNDWVKRQRPDVTDDNGRDPLLASKQGRLHYKTISKSATRLLDLVTSLETAPTTET